DNA sequence from the Cucurbita pepo subsp. pepo cultivar mu-cu-16 chromosome LG06, ASM280686v2, whole genome shotgun sequence genome:
ACAGAAACCACATCCTTTCATGAATCGTTGCCAAAAGTAAGCGCATACTAAAATCGGTAACTAGAAATCAAAAAGCACTGAATCatccataaaaaaatcaaCGATATACGAGATTAACGAAGAATTTCAAACGGAATCGCAATCGCTCGCTCACCAAACACAGAGCATCAATCGGACATGAAAATGGATTCAAATAGAGCTTCAAACTTACAGGAGTGTAACGGAACTTCCGTCTAGGAGGCTCTTCAGGCGGCGCGGCAGTTCCGTCCGCTTCCGATGAAGTAGACGGATGAATCGGAGTCCAGCGACAGAGAAGAAGCTTCTGAGCGTTGGATTGGGACTGAGAAGAAGTCTGGTAATTGACACcggaggaagatgaagaggcCAGCACCCACTTCTTCTTCCACCTCCGGACGGGGCCGTTGAAGACGGTGGCCGCCGGACCGTACCGCGACGAGGCTCGGCCCAATCTGGATCCGATTCCCTCCATTGAAGTTGAAGCCCCAGAAAAATTTTCTTCGGCACCGAGTCCGTGAAGCTTCCACTCGTAGACAACCGCCGTAACAACAAAACGACACCGTATTTTAACTTACTGTGAATACCATACTTGTAAATAACCTGAAAATGTAAGGGCATTTTGGTACTTTCcattcatttcttaaatttaacgaaaatattttgtattttctttccatttaaaaagtttatatttttgatTCCTCAAATTATAAAGTCGAGCGTTACATTCATATTCTTTGTAAAATCTAAGCAATCTTATTCCATATCCTTATTTTGTAGGACCCGCATGCTCGATATGAGTTTAATGTTTCTAAACTTGTCGTAAAAGTTGCTATAAACGTTATACGGTTTTCAAGTATCTCAAACCATCTCGACTTTCCCGCCTTTCAAATCTTTGAGTCAATCAAAGAAATAACGGTAAAAACGGTAGTAATTGAAAAATAGCTAAAACTACAAGATTGGGCGGTTCGTAGTACGATTTTCGGACGCAATTACTCGGTTCATAAAcgctcctcctcctctctcaGTTGCCTATGAATTTCTCCTCCCTTAACTGCAACAAAACAAGCCCGAAACCCCTAAATAGTGGAAAAATCTAGATTCATTGACCCAAAATTGAACCgaattccaaaataaaaatcaaggAAAGATCGAGCTTACCACCAACCCTATTGTGATGCTTCTGTCGATAGATAAGGCACAATGATCAACAACGACGAcataacatatacatacagTATAGTTGACAATCATTCTTATGATAACAACGTGCTAAAGAAGTCAAACAGTCACCAAAATAAGTTTTTccctaaaacaaaaaatcaaatcgtAGCCAAACATAAGCTCAATGCCACCACATACGATTGTACAAAGCTGTTCAAGAATAATTCCTAGTTGATGACACGAGCGACGAtgatttttagggttttcctTAGGTTGCATGCCCACCCGTTCTGAGACAAACCCGTGCTAATACCTTTTACACTCACGACTTGAACTTTCTTTCCCTCAAATATAGGTCGTTAcactgtgatgtcccacattggttagggaggagaacaaaccaccattttataagggtgtgaaaacctcccctagcaaacatgttttaaagctgtgaggggaagcccaaaaggaaaagtccaaaaagaacaatatcggctagcgatggatttgggtcgttacaaatgtgtcagccttctcgctatttcctgaaggggggtagacacgaggcggtgtgccagtaaggacgctgggcctcgaatgGTACTTTCTTCTCGCTGTTtcctgaaggggggtagacacgaggcggtgtgccagtaaggacgctgggccccgaatggtactttcctagtagacgcgttttaaatccttgagggaaagcccaaagaggacaacgaaagcccgaaagggaaagctcaaagagacaACAAACCCACCGACAACAAacccaccatttataagggtgtggaaacttccccctagtagacgcgttttaaagccttaaggggaagcccgaaaggaaaagctcaaagagaacaatatctgctagcggcggatctgggtcgttacatacaCATTGCGacttaaaacaatattatccCAGTTTAAGTACCTCACGAACccattttaaatcaattataCTCAACACTGGTTAAGATATATACTCATTCCGTACATATTAGCATCGATCTAAGATGATCAAAGCCCGTCAACTATAAGCacatattctttttatagCTACAAAGTCAGTAAATGACTCACAAACCATCCCATTACAAAgttataataaacaaaaagaaaagacagaaTATGGGCAGCTCCTTTGACCTCTCTCTTTTGCCTGTTTGATTCATGTTCTTTCCTATGTAACATATCACATCCTTAAAAGacacaacaaacaaacaccaaaagagagaagaaagcaCTGTGTTTTGTTATATGTTCTTTGGTTGTTGTTCGTCTCTTGTTTATGCAAGCGAAAGCGATGCCACAATGTGAAAGAATTGAAGCTTCTCGAGAAGGTCTTTAGCATGATTCGTTGCTCTACGTTCCACTCGACTGAAGAGCTCCTCGCTTAGCCGATCACCGATATGGGCGTCGACGAGAACACCAGAGACGCTTCGACAACTGTTGGCTAATGCTCGACCGACCTCTGCTGCATCGTCAGGCTGGTTCACTACTAATGGGCTACCTCCCTTGAAAACCTCAAGCTTGTTTATCGAAAAGGAACCATCTGCTTCTACTACT
Encoded proteins:
- the LOC111797276 gene encoding uncharacterized protein LOC111797276; the protein is MEGIGSRLGRASSRYGPAATVFNGPVRRWKKKWVLASSSSSGVNYQTSSQSQSNAQKLLLCRWTPIHPSTSSEADGTAAPPEEPPRRKFRYTPIAVLEEQKNAGLRSVKDEVRVKEMDQSASKTATVGNDAQGDLNVNEVFKEETQETSKILNSPRDGNRNNLDLALCLNGQNPKQDSAGKSS